From the genome of Methylocystis bryophila, one region includes:
- a CDS encoding tRNA-binding protein has translation MYLLHDPDKPPAPQIEFNRFLDVDIRVGTIVAADLFPDARKPAFKLKIDFGPGVGVKQSSGQITRHYDIASLVGRQVAAVVNFPPRQIGKFMSEVLTLGFPDENGDVVLFAPDQKVPNGARLF, from the coding sequence GTGTATTTGCTTCATGATCCGGATAAGCCGCCAGCGCCGCAAATCGAGTTCAATCGTTTTTTGGATGTCGATATTCGCGTAGGCACGATTGTCGCGGCGGATCTTTTTCCTGATGCTCGCAAGCCCGCCTTCAAGCTCAAGATCGATTTTGGTCCTGGCGTTGGCGTCAAGCAATCCAGCGGACAGATCACGCGGCATTACGACATCGCAAGTCTGGTTGGCAGACAGGTCGCGGCAGTCGTGAATTTCCCTCCTCGACAGATCGGGAAGTTCATGTCGGAGGTTCTGACCCTCGGCTTCCCGGATGAGAACGGGGACGTGGTGCTATTCGCGCCCGACCAGAAAGTTCCCAATGGCGCTCGCCTTTTCTGA
- a CDS encoding SDR family NAD(P)-dependent oxidoreductase: MLRLEAERPVALVTGSTSGIGAAIARRLVQEGYAVILHSRESVNKGSALASELGHAAYIQADLAQDVDRIRLVREAVALWGRLDVLVNNAGITRVIPHADLAAATPWVWHELHEINVVAPFRLVANAEPFLREAARRGRPGCVVNVSSHAGSRPKGASIPYAASKAALNHVTRLLALALAPDIRVNAVAAGLVDTPLTADWTAAQQLWRERSPMRRAASPDDIAQAVMMLVSSDYLTGEILLADGGLNLT; encoded by the coding sequence GTGTTGCGCTTGGAAGCTGAACGTCCGGTCGCCCTCGTCACAGGCTCAACATCGGGAATCGGCGCAGCGATAGCGCGCCGTCTGGTTCAAGAAGGTTATGCGGTCATTCTGCATTCGCGGGAATCCGTGAATAAGGGAAGCGCATTGGCGTCCGAGCTCGGTCATGCCGCTTATATTCAGGCCGATTTGGCACAGGATGTCGATCGGATAAGACTCGTCCGAGAAGCTGTTGCGCTATGGGGGCGGTTGGATGTTCTCGTCAATAATGCGGGAATCACCCGCGTGATTCCGCACGCCGATCTCGCGGCGGCGACGCCGTGGGTCTGGCATGAATTGCATGAAATCAATGTCGTCGCCCCCTTTCGACTCGTCGCGAACGCGGAGCCGTTCCTGCGTGAAGCCGCCCGGCGCGGGCGGCCGGGATGTGTCGTCAATGTCAGCTCCCATGCGGGCAGCCGGCCGAAGGGAGCCTCGATCCCATACGCCGCGAGCAAGGCGGCGCTGAACCATGTCACCCGCCTCTTGGCCTTGGCCCTGGCGCCCGATATACGGGTGAATGCGGTGGCGGCGGGCCTCGTGGATACACCCCTCACAGCCGACTGGACTGCGGCGCAGCAGCTTTGGCGGGAGCGGTCGCCGATGCGCAGGGCCGCGAGCCCTGATGATATCGCGCAAGCCGTCATGATGCTGGTGTCTTCGGACTACTTGACCGGCGAAATTCTGCTGGCGGATGGTGGACTGAATCTCACCTGA
- a CDS encoding TetR/AcrR family transcriptional regulator — MSSIRDPGSRPLTARGAATRARIVNAAADLIYERGVERTSLDDVMAESGVSKSQLYHYFADKDALVLEVIARQTERIFESQRPDLEALESLAALKAWRDGILRLNKATRGKGCPLGSLASELANDSEPARKRLADAFSLWRDRLEAGLAKMRDRGEIDASANPHDLALALLSALQGGLLLAKTSRSSRPLEAALDMAIDHIARRATARTGC; from the coding sequence ATGTCCTCGATTCGAGATCCTGGCTCCCGTCCTTTGACCGCGCGGGGCGCGGCTACGCGCGCGCGCATCGTCAACGCCGCCGCTGACCTGATCTATGAACGCGGGGTGGAGCGAACGAGCCTGGACGACGTGATGGCCGAGAGCGGCGTGAGCAAGTCGCAGCTCTATCATTACTTCGCGGACAAGGACGCGTTGGTGCTCGAGGTGATCGCGCGGCAGACCGAGCGCATTTTTGAGTCCCAGCGCCCCGATCTCGAGGCGCTCGAATCGCTGGCCGCCCTGAAAGCCTGGCGCGACGGTATCCTGCGGCTCAACAAGGCGACGAGGGGCAAAGGATGCCCGCTCGGATCTCTCGCGAGCGAGCTCGCCAATGATTCAGAGCCGGCGCGAAAACGCCTCGCCGACGCTTTCTCCCTGTGGCGCGATCGCCTCGAAGCGGGGCTGGCGAAGATGCGAGACCGCGGCGAAATCGATGCTTCCGCCAATCCCCATGACCTGGCTCTAGCGCTATTGAGCGCGCTCCAAGGGGGGCTTCTCCTGGCCAAGACGTCGCGTTCGAGCCGCCCGCTGGAGGCCGCTCTCGACATGGCCATCGATCATATCGCCAGGCGCGCGACCGCGCGGACGGGATGCTGA
- a CDS encoding peroxiredoxin family protein, with translation MSRLQNGQLFPSLEVPAVGGGVIPIPQSLHGSYGVILIYRGAWCPYCQAQLGGFQRASEKLAEVGIKVAALSVDDEATTKGTIEKYKLRFPVGHSADADHVALVTGAYTNPSPRYLQSTGFLLDPEGNVLNAVYSSGPIGRLVAEDVIGMVAYLNTKGA, from the coding sequence ATGAGCCGCTTGCAAAATGGCCAGCTCTTTCCGTCCCTCGAAGTCCCCGCTGTGGGCGGCGGGGTCATTCCAATTCCGCAATCCCTCCACGGATCATACGGCGTCATCCTGATCTATCGGGGCGCGTGGTGCCCTTATTGCCAGGCGCAGCTTGGGGGCTTCCAGCGCGCAAGCGAGAAATTGGCGGAAGTCGGAATCAAGGTTGCCGCGCTTTCGGTCGATGACGAGGCGACCACGAAAGGAACAATCGAAAAATACAAGCTACGCTTCCCCGTGGGACACAGCGCCGACGCGGACCACGTCGCGCTCGTCACCGGGGCCTACACCAACCCGTCGCCACGATATCTTCAATCGACAGGATTTTTGCTGGATCCCGAGGGTAATGTCCTGAATGCGGTCTATTCCAGCGGGCCAATCGGCAGGCTGGTCGCGGAGGACGTGATCGGAATGGTCGCCTATCTCAACACGAAGGGCGCGTGA
- a CDS encoding LysR family transcriptional regulator — protein sequence MISTEHLSGITAFVQAADAGGFTLAAERLGLSKSGIAKSVARLEDRLGVRLFNRTTRRFALTTEGQSFYETCVRVLADLENAEAALNAHRLQPRGRLRVDLPVVFGRRWVLPVLLDIGEHYPELSQEVSLTDRRIDPIDEGIDLVIRIGDLDDSSMLVARRLGVQQSVLCASPDYLDRHGRPTSLDDLGAHACIVFGRSGQSLPWWFLDGKGAPMAKPVSGRLSFNHSDAICDAALAGQGIALLSTWLIADHLRGGRLARVLPAVPTRGFPIHALWPQTRQMSPKVRVVVDELVNRFLPDPPWDPDR from the coding sequence ATGATTTCCACCGAACACCTCAGTGGCATAACAGCCTTCGTCCAGGCCGCCGACGCGGGCGGATTCACGCTGGCGGCCGAGAGGCTCGGCCTCTCGAAATCCGGCATCGCCAAGAGCGTGGCGCGGCTCGAGGATCGACTCGGGGTTCGATTGTTCAACCGAACAACACGTCGCTTCGCACTGACGACCGAAGGCCAATCCTTCTACGAGACCTGCGTGCGGGTCCTGGCCGATCTGGAAAACGCCGAGGCGGCGCTAAACGCCCATCGCCTGCAGCCACGTGGGCGCCTACGGGTCGATCTGCCTGTGGTGTTCGGTCGACGCTGGGTCCTACCCGTGCTCCTCGACATTGGCGAGCACTATCCAGAACTGTCGCAGGAAGTCTCGCTGACCGATCGGCGCATTGATCCGATTGACGAAGGCATCGACCTGGTGATCCGCATCGGCGATCTCGATGACAGCTCCATGCTCGTCGCCAGAAGACTGGGTGTTCAGCAATCGGTGCTCTGCGCCAGCCCCGATTATCTCGACAGGCACGGTCGCCCCACCTCGCTCGATGATCTGGGCGCTCATGCCTGCATCGTCTTCGGCCGGAGCGGACAGTCCTTGCCGTGGTGGTTCCTGGATGGGAAGGGCGCGCCCATGGCGAAGCCCGTCTCCGGACGGCTCTCGTTCAACCACAGCGACGCCATCTGCGACGCGGCCCTCGCCGGCCAAGGCATCGCGCTTCTCTCGACCTGGCTGATTGCCGACCACTTACGCGGCGGACGACTTGCTCGGGTGCTGCCGGCGGTGCCGACGCGAGGCTTTCCGATCCACGCTCTCTGGCCGCAGACCCGGCAGATGAGCCCGAAGGTGCGCGTCGTGGTCGACGAACTGGTGAACCGCTTCCTGCCCGACCCGCCGTGGGATCCCGACAGATGA
- a CDS encoding MFS transporter encodes MPGPSHSTHKDEGRRSIPPPIWLLAIGAGVGVANVYYIQPVVLLVRGTFGIGSESASLVPAVSQAGYALGMLLLAPLGDLIDRKRLVLAKSILLVLALLATTLAPNFSVLLAVSLGVGLLGSLGQDFVPMAAQLATAEERGRTIGLVTTGLLCGILLSRTLGGVVGDLFGWRAIYALAATMVALVGVVVWRWLPLQPATANGSYGALLLSLVTLVGRYAVLRKALLTQGLLAATLGAFWSTLALMLAEPPFRLGAGVAGAFGLAGAAGAFGAPLFGRLADARGPAIAIHLGCLLVALAFILMLASPHSIAALIAGAVLFDLGVMAALVSHQTIVTTIDPAARSRLNGLLMTAAMIGMAIGALAGGWAWSRYGWVGVCLTGAACGLVALLRSLLPPSIPFASKEYAR; translated from the coding sequence ATGCCAGGACCATCACATTCCACCCATAAAGACGAAGGGAGGCGGTCGATCCCACCACCGATCTGGCTTCTGGCGATCGGAGCCGGCGTCGGCGTCGCCAATGTTTATTACATCCAACCGGTGGTCCTGCTGGTACGCGGGACATTCGGCATCGGATCGGAATCGGCGAGCCTCGTCCCGGCGGTGAGCCAAGCCGGCTATGCCCTCGGAATGCTGCTGCTGGCCCCGCTCGGCGATCTCATCGACCGCAAGCGGCTGGTCCTCGCCAAGTCGATCCTGCTCGTGCTTGCCCTGTTGGCGACGACTCTCGCACCGAATTTTTCCGTGCTTCTCGCCGTCAGCCTCGGCGTCGGACTGCTCGGCAGCCTCGGCCAGGACTTCGTGCCCATGGCGGCGCAACTCGCGACGGCCGAAGAGCGGGGGCGCACCATCGGGCTTGTGACCACGGGACTGCTCTGCGGCATCCTGTTGTCGCGCACCTTGGGTGGGGTTGTCGGCGATCTCTTCGGCTGGCGAGCGATCTACGCGTTGGCCGCCACCATGGTGGCGCTGGTCGGCGTTGTGGTCTGGCGCTGGTTGCCGCTCCAGCCGGCGACCGCCAACGGTTCCTACGGCGCTTTGCTCCTGAGCCTCGTCACCTTGGTCGGGCGGTACGCGGTGCTACGCAAGGCTCTTCTGACCCAAGGCTTGCTGGCGGCGACCCTCGGCGCCTTCTGGTCCACACTGGCGTTGATGCTGGCGGAGCCGCCATTCCGCCTCGGTGCGGGTGTGGCCGGCGCCTTCGGATTGGCCGGCGCGGCCGGCGCCTTCGGCGCCCCTCTGTTCGGACGCCTCGCTGACGCCCGCGGGCCTGCCATCGCGATCCACCTCGGCTGTCTGCTGGTCGCTCTAGCCTTCATCCTGATGCTGGCGTCGCCGCATTCGATCGCCGCGCTGATCGCGGGGGCGGTGCTGTTCGATCTCGGCGTCATGGCCGCGCTGGTTTCGCACCAGACCATCGTCACGACGATCGACCCCGCTGCGCGCAGCCGGCTGAACGGCTTACTGATGACCGCCGCCATGATTGGCATGGCGATCGGTGCGCTCGCCGGCGGCTGGGCCTGGAGCCGCTACGGCTGGGTCGGTGTGTGCCTCACAGGCGCCGCCTGCGGCCTCGTCGCGCTGCTGCGCTCTCTCCTTCCGCCATCCATTCCCTTCGCTTCAAAGGAGTACGCCCGATGA
- a CDS encoding EthD domain-containing protein yields the protein MTASVAPSTSTEPDARTAPLTVLFSFLLRADPAANVSEPDPNLSFETWGDYWRKVHGPRFLHPDEADDRKTIGRLLRYDQIHRVASGPTSLNPPPYRPPLDADGRLFETIVGHVEPYRRPQWDGVAYLNFAGLDDLGAVLGAERVRRKILPEDQAIFRDLGPVLARQFIIMPNTAGDDSIVLIKTHIRRDDLDRETFQRRWLHDHAKLVVGQADTQRLVKRYVQLHNIGPAAKGAPFFHPIASRIDGVTLMAFASMKDVENFLLSDAHAAIEEAERSIAIAGAGEYWTGLTFTVVDQLAPEKASATS from the coding sequence ATGACCGCCTCTGTCGCACCGTCCACGTCAACCGAGCCCGACGCTCGAACCGCTCCGCTGACGGTGCTGTTCTCGTTCCTATTGCGCGCCGATCCGGCCGCCAACGTGTCCGAACCCGACCCCAATCTCAGTTTCGAAACATGGGGGGACTATTGGCGCAAGGTGCATGGCCCACGTTTCCTCCATCCCGACGAGGCGGACGACCGCAAGACCATCGGTCGCCTGCTGCGTTACGATCAGATTCACCGTGTGGCGTCGGGACCGACAAGCTTGAACCCGCCGCCTTACCGGCCGCCGCTCGACGCGGACGGTCGCCTGTTCGAGACCATCGTCGGTCACGTCGAGCCCTACCGACGTCCGCAGTGGGACGGGGTCGCGTATCTCAACTTCGCGGGGCTCGACGATCTCGGCGCGGTTCTCGGCGCTGAGCGTGTTCGTCGCAAGATCCTTCCCGAGGATCAGGCGATCTTCCGGGATCTCGGACCGGTGCTCGCCCGCCAGTTCATCATCATGCCGAACACGGCTGGTGACGACTCGATCGTCCTGATCAAGACGCACATCCGGCGCGATGATCTCGACCGCGAGACCTTCCAGCGCCGCTGGCTGCACGACCACGCCAAGCTGGTGGTCGGCCAGGCCGATACGCAGCGTCTCGTGAAGCGCTACGTCCAATTGCACAACATCGGTCCCGCCGCGAAGGGCGCGCCATTCTTCCACCCCATAGCCAGCCGGATCGATGGCGTGACGCTCATGGCCTTCGCTTCGATGAAGGATGTCGAGAACTTCCTGCTGTCCGATGCTCATGCCGCCATCGAGGAGGCGGAACGATCCATCGCGATCGCCGGCGCAGGCGAGTATTGGACTGGCCTGACCTTCACCGTTGTCGATCAACTCGCGCCGGAAAAGGCCTCGGCAACGTCATGA
- a CDS encoding GNAT family N-acetyltransferase, whose product MSINSRRKRPRQRHEGAGGANLPYLVAETHGRIVGYSYATAYRPRPAYRYTIEDSVYVADGLAGRGIGTALLHALVSRCETGPWRQMLAVIGNSGNTGSIDLHKKLGFQHIGVLRSVGFKLGHWVDTVMMQRALGRGNIMLPSSDE is encoded by the coding sequence TTGTCGATCAACTCGCGCCGGAAAAGGCCTCGGCAACGTCATGAGGGGGCCGGCGGCGCCAACCTTCCGTATCTCGTCGCTGAAACCCATGGTCGGATCGTTGGATATTCCTACGCGACCGCCTACCGGCCACGTCCCGCTTACCGCTATACAATCGAGGATTCGGTCTATGTGGCTGACGGGCTGGCAGGGCGTGGAATTGGAACGGCACTCCTGCATGCCCTGGTTTCGCGCTGTGAGACCGGTCCCTGGCGGCAGATGCTTGCCGTCATTGGAAACAGCGGAAATACCGGGTCGATCGACCTGCATAAGAAGCTGGGCTTTCAACATATCGGCGTTCTTCGTTCCGTTGGGTTCAAGCTGGGTCATTGGGTCGATACAGTTATGATGCAGCGTGCTCTTGGTCGCGGCAACATCATGCTTCCTTCCTCAGATGAGTAA
- a CDS encoding nuclear transport factor 2 family protein — translation MHQHHRAVYRVPEARRPISQITLLGGLASSVFWPLGHLLSAQFGWRYALFWYAAIAVTTIPLNCFISDKSYWVWPDRAPIRSTQPLASTRRDVLICGIIYALATTGANCLNAGMSAHMIPVLIGLGLGVSTAVWITTMRGIGQSAARLCEIMFGRRVDPLEWVAPSPADNQAEILRSKKMLDKYSAYVGAEPYFTLVRQALGELVDGEHFFDVVAGDISYEVRYDLGWPLVVRGRAELMNQFQGYVGSIRLRSADGLIVNKADNGRVVVIEYDVHGTILATGASYENRFCSIIELENRKIARWRDYMDSHAAWTALTAKKN, via the coding sequence GTGCACCAGCACCATCGAGCTGTATATCGCGTCCCGGAGGCGCGTCGTCCAATCTCTCAAATCACGCTGCTCGGAGGCTTGGCATCGTCCGTGTTCTGGCCGTTAGGACATCTGCTGTCTGCGCAGTTCGGCTGGCGATACGCACTGTTCTGGTATGCCGCGATTGCGGTCACAACCATACCACTCAACTGCTTCATCTCGGACAAGAGTTATTGGGTCTGGCCCGATCGCGCTCCGATCCGCTCTACCCAACCTCTGGCGTCGACGCGTCGCGATGTCCTTATTTGTGGCATCATTTACGCCTTGGCCACAACCGGCGCGAACTGCCTCAATGCGGGCATGTCTGCACACATGATCCCAGTATTGATTGGTCTGGGTCTCGGTGTGTCAACAGCAGTATGGATCACGACAATGCGCGGCATAGGTCAATCGGCGGCACGACTCTGTGAGATCATGTTCGGACGCAGGGTTGATCCCTTAGAATGGGTTGCCCCGTCGCCAGCGGACAACCAAGCCGAAATCCTACGGAGTAAGAAAATGCTCGATAAATATTCCGCCTATGTTGGTGCAGAACCCTATTTCACACTGGTTCGACAGGCGCTGGGGGAGCTCGTCGACGGCGAGCACTTCTTCGACGTTGTAGCCGGCGATATCTCCTATGAGGTTCGTTACGACCTGGGTTGGCCTCTCGTGGTGAGAGGGCGCGCCGAGCTGATGAACCAATTCCAAGGATATGTCGGCAGCATCCGGCTCCGATCAGCGGACGGCTTGATTGTTAACAAGGCGGACAATGGCCGGGTTGTCGTGATCGAGTACGATGTTCACGGGACGATCCTTGCGACAGGCGCAAGTTACGAAAATCGATTCTGCTCGATTATCGAACTCGAGAATCGTAAAATTGCTCGCTGGAGAGATTACATGGACTCGCACGCCGCCTGGACTGCGTTGACGGCCAAAAAGAACTAA
- a CDS encoding DNA-3-methyladenine glycosylase: MGRADALNPQGHEDLYLPLARTALPADTIALARFLIGKIVARALPEGRVSGRIVETEAYVVGDAAAHAYRGMTPRNRSLFLERGHAYVYFTYGSSFMLNVSAESAGVGAGVLIRALEPLEGIAIMRANRGVDRLRDLARGPGRLAKALRIDRRLDGLDLCRQGPLWLAHDDDEPGEIGESVRIGITRETHRQLRFYSVGNPFVSGPKSLNISDGDHLCRRRHTPSG, from the coding sequence ATGGGTCGAGCGGATGCCTTGAACCCTCAAGGCCATGAGGACCTCTATCTGCCGCTCGCGCGTACGGCGCTCCCCGCCGACACCATCGCGCTCGCCCGCTTTCTCATCGGCAAGATCGTGGCGCGCGCGTTGCCTGAAGGCCGTGTCAGCGGCCGCATCGTCGAGACGGAGGCCTATGTCGTCGGCGACGCTGCGGCGCACGCCTACCGGGGAATGACGCCGCGCAATCGCTCGCTCTTTCTCGAGAGGGGCCATGCTTACGTCTATTTCACCTATGGCAGCTCGTTCATGCTGAATGTCTCGGCGGAATCGGCCGGGGTCGGAGCGGGCGTCCTCATCCGGGCGCTCGAGCCCCTGGAGGGTATAGCGATCATGCGCGCAAATCGCGGCGTCGACCGCCTGCGCGATCTGGCGCGCGGACCGGGAAGGCTTGCCAAGGCGTTGCGCATCGATCGTCGCCTCGATGGGCTCGACCTCTGCCGCCAAGGGCCTTTGTGGTTGGCGCACGACGACGACGAGCCCGGCGAAATCGGCGAGAGCGTGAGGATCGGCATCACGCGGGAGACGCATCGCCAGTTGCGATTTTATTCGGTGGGCAACCCCTTTGTGAGCGGACCGAAGTCGCTGAACATCAGTGACGGGGATCATCTTTGCAGGCGACGTCACACACCAAGCGGTTAA
- a CDS encoding nuclear transport factor 2 family protein, with product MADDDIRTALDRHWAASDANDFETEHDIYREDAVLEYPQSGERIRGRRNIQSSRAAQPNRKRFTVRRMIGSRDLWITEFLLSYDGRPSYTVSVMEFLDGKVARETQYFADPFEPGPSRAQWVERMP from the coding sequence ATGGCAGACGACGACATCCGAACGGCTCTGGATCGCCACTGGGCCGCCTCCGATGCGAACGACTTCGAGACGGAGCACGATATTTATCGAGAAGACGCGGTGCTCGAATATCCGCAATCGGGCGAGCGCATTCGCGGGCGGCGGAACATTCAGTCGTCTCGCGCCGCGCAACCGAACCGCAAACGCTTCACTGTGCGACGGATGATCGGCTCGCGGGATCTCTGGATCACCGAATTTCTCTTGAGCTATGACGGACGGCCGTCCTACACCGTGAGCGTTATGGAGTTCCTCGACGGGAAAGTGGCCCGCGAAACGCAGTATTTCGCTGATCCCTTTGAGCCGGGGCCTTCGCGAGCGCAATGGGTCGAGCGGATGCCTTGA
- a CDS encoding FAD-containing oxidoreductase has product MPDFDAIVIGAGQAGPSLAFRLAEVGMKAAIVERHLVGGTCVNTGCTPTKALVASAYAAQLARRSAEYGVEIKGDVSVDMRRVKARMDAIVAASRNRLTSALEKAENISLYRGHARFVSPQAVQIGAERLNAARIFINVGGRALVPAMPGIDETAYLTNSSMMDVDFLPRHLIIIGGSYIGLEFGQMYRRFGSEVTIIEMAPRLVPREDDEVSAAIKDIVEREGVNVRLNAKCISLGRRGDGIAVKVDCADGAPEVEGSHLLLAVGRRPNTDDLDLDKAGVRCDERGYIIVDEQLQTTTPGVWALGDCNGKGAFTHTAYNDFEIVAANLLDHDPRKVSDRLTAYALYIDPPLGRVGMTLAQARQSGRRVLVGERPMTRVARAVEKGETQGFMRILVDGDSRELLGASLLGTGCDEVVHAILDVMYAKAPYTIMQRAMHIHPTVSELLPTILGDLKPMD; this is encoded by the coding sequence ATGCCCGACTTCGATGCAATCGTCATTGGCGCCGGCCAAGCTGGCCCCTCTTTAGCCTTCCGCCTGGCCGAAGTCGGCATGAAGGCGGCTATCGTCGAGCGCCATCTCGTCGGCGGCACTTGCGTAAACACCGGCTGCACCCCGACCAAGGCCTTGGTGGCGAGCGCCTACGCCGCCCAGCTGGCTCGGCGCTCCGCAGAATATGGCGTCGAGATCAAGGGCGACGTCAGCGTCGACATGCGGCGGGTCAAAGCGCGCATGGACGCGATTGTGGCCGCATCGCGGAACAGGCTCACCTCCGCCCTCGAAAAGGCCGAAAATATTTCGCTCTACCGCGGCCACGCGCGCTTCGTGTCGCCGCAAGCCGTGCAGATCGGTGCCGAGCGGCTGAACGCCGCACGAATCTTCATCAATGTCGGCGGCCGGGCGCTCGTTCCAGCAATGCCGGGGATAGACGAGACGGCCTACCTGACCAATTCGTCGATGATGGACGTCGATTTCCTGCCGCGCCATCTCATCATTATCGGCGGCAGTTATATTGGCCTCGAGTTTGGCCAGATGTACCGCCGCTTTGGCAGCGAGGTGACGATCATCGAAATGGCCCCACGGCTGGTTCCCCGTGAGGACGATGAGGTGTCGGCGGCGATCAAGGACATCGTCGAGCGCGAGGGCGTCAATGTCAGGTTGAACGCCAAATGCATCAGCCTCGGCAGGCGCGGCGACGGGATCGCCGTAAAGGTCGATTGCGCGGACGGCGCTCCCGAAGTCGAAGGCTCGCATCTGTTGCTGGCGGTCGGCCGCCGGCCAAACACCGACGATCTGGATCTCGACAAGGCCGGCGTGCGCTGCGACGAGCGCGGCTACATCATCGTGGATGAGCAATTGCAGACCACGACGCCCGGCGTCTGGGCTCTCGGGGATTGCAACGGCAAAGGCGCCTTCACCCACACCGCCTATAATGATTTCGAGATCGTCGCCGCGAATTTGCTCGATCACGATCCGCGCAAAGTGAGCGATCGTTTGACCGCCTATGCCCTTTACATCGACCCGCCCTTGGGCCGCGTTGGCATGACTTTGGCGCAGGCGCGCCAGAGCGGGCGGCGGGTGCTGGTCGGCGAGCGGCCGATGACGCGCGTCGCCCGCGCCGTCGAAAAGGGCGAGACGCAAGGCTTCATGCGCATACTCGTCGATGGCGACAGTCGAGAACTCCTCGGCGCCTCATTGCTCGGTACGGGATGCGACGAGGTTGTCCACGCGATCCTCGATGTGATGTACGCCAAGGCGCCCTACACCATCATGCAGCGCGCGATGCACATTCATCCGACGGTGAGCGAGCTGCTGCCGACGATATTGGGCGATCTGAAACCGATGGATTGA
- a CDS encoding pyridoxamine 5'-phosphate oxidase family protein: MTSRYLHQLFTPSVKAAQAAQGSRQAYARVDAPTSEPDRLTPREQTFIAMRDSFYMATNSASGWPYLQHRGGPVGFVRVLDEKRLGFADFRGNRQYISLGNIEQDDRAALFFMDYARRARLKLLGRVRSIDLADHPALADLLIDADYGSKVERGLIVEIDSYDWNCSQHITPRYAEDEIDQFVKPLKERIVELEALTHHALENKDAQAPLRSRANRAP, encoded by the coding sequence ATGACCAGCCGCTATCTTCATCAGCTCTTCACGCCTTCGGTGAAGGCCGCGCAGGCCGCCCAGGGCAGCCGCCAAGCCTATGCGCGGGTCGACGCGCCGACGAGCGAGCCAGACCGGCTCACGCCGCGCGAGCAGACGTTCATTGCGATGCGCGATAGTTTCTATATGGCGACCAATAGCGCCTCCGGCTGGCCTTATCTGCAGCACCGCGGTGGTCCTGTCGGCTTCGTCAGGGTCCTAGACGAGAAAAGGCTCGGCTTCGCCGATTTCCGCGGCAATCGGCAATATATCAGCCTCGGCAATATCGAGCAGGACGATCGCGCCGCGCTCTTCTTCATGGACTATGCAAGACGCGCGCGCTTGAAACTGCTGGGCCGCGTCCGGTCGATCGATCTCGCCGACCACCCCGCCCTCGCGGACTTGCTCATCGACGCGGACTATGGCTCGAAGGTCGAGCGCGGGCTCATAGTCGAGATCGATTCCTACGATTGGAATTGCTCGCAACACATCACCCCGCGCTACGCCGAGGACGAGATCGATCAGTTCGTGAAACCTCTGAAGGAACGCATCGTCGAGCTCGAGGCCCTGACGCATCACGCGCTCGAGAACAAAGACGCGCAGGCGCCGCTGCGATCCAGGGCAAATAGAGCGCCATAG
- a CDS encoding TetR/AcrR family transcriptional regulator yields the protein MPRPLSIEDEELIDRLSHCFRAVGYSGASLADLSEATGLSKAALYHRFPGGKRQMAAEVLTAAGEWYEAHILAPLRADGEPADRLRLVVRQLDRFYASGREACLLNMLSAPRSEDSPFAAAIKQMFETLILAFAGFAEESGQSPDVARARAERVVAMLHGSLVLSRGLASNAPFKNFLANLAEDLIGPGGKPTSASQRRRSR from the coding sequence ATGCCGCGACCCCTATCGATAGAAGACGAGGAGCTCATCGACCGTCTGAGCCACTGCTTCCGAGCGGTCGGCTATTCCGGGGCGTCGCTCGCCGACCTGTCCGAGGCGACGGGGCTCAGCAAGGCCGCCCTCTATCACCGCTTCCCTGGGGGAAAGCGGCAGATGGCGGCTGAGGTGCTTACCGCCGCGGGCGAATGGTACGAGGCGCATATTCTCGCGCCGCTTCGAGCCGACGGCGAGCCCGCGGACCGCCTGCGTCTGGTTGTCCGCCAGCTCGATCGCTTTTACGCGAGCGGTCGCGAGGCTTGTCTCCTCAACATGCTTTCGGCGCCGCGCAGCGAGGACAGTCCTTTTGCGGCGGCGATCAAGCAAATGTTTGAGACGCTCATCTTGGCCTTCGCGGGTTTCGCCGAGGAGAGCGGGCAGTCTCCCGATGTCGCGCGGGCGCGCGCCGAACGCGTGGTGGCGATGCTGCACGGCAGCCTCGTGCTATCGCGCGGGCTCGCGTCGAACGCGCCCTTCAAGAACTTTTTGGCCAATCTCGCCGAGGACCTTATCGGACCGGGTGGAAAGCCGACCTCCGCGAGCCAGCGGCGACGATCTCGCTGA